Genomic segment of Vicinamibacteria bacterium:
GCACGAGGAGCTCCTCCATCGACTCGAGCTCGGGAAAATGCTCGAAGAGATCGGCGAGCCGCCCTCTGCGGTGCGGGAGATCGAGTTCTGGATCGTGGGAAAAACGATCGCCTGTCTCTGTCATGTCGGGGGGTGGTTCATTCCGATGTACGGAGCCGGAAGACTCGAGGCGGGGAACGTGCGCGAATACGAAGATGCCGCCCGCTCGGCGCGGGCGGCCGGTTACGAGCACTTCGTTAGACCCCTCGTTC
This window contains:
- a CDS encoding ferritin-like domain-containing protein; translation: MARILTRSWLAETGWVTNNQGEGEMEKARLTSILRKAYSGELAAALAYAGHGRSLPPGEDRSTIGRIEHEELLHRLELGKMLEEIGEPPSAVREIEFWIVGKTIACLCHVGGWFIPMYGAGRLEAGNVREYEDAARSARAAGYEHFVRPLV